In one Micromonospora polyrhachis genomic region, the following are encoded:
- a CDS encoding dolichyl-phosphate-mannose--protein mannosyltransferase: MPLAGNVQWWTPLCTFAAYDHGVTLAATAQSGNPDRTSRGVPPIIRRRLAPFDARLDRRSWIATAVVVAIAAILRLVNLAHPKGKIFDEIYYATDAHNLLTRGFEWDEKNNTAAYVVHPPLGKWMIALGEWAFGYNEFGWRISAAVIGTLSVLLVVRVGRRLFQSTALGCAAGLLMALDGFHLVLSRTALLDIFLLFFVFAAFGALVLDRDARRRRWLQAIEEGLDPSRPGRAGRPPFSLRGVPWWRLLAGVLLGCAVAVKWSALAFVLAFAVLVIFWEVGARRSVGVRRPWRDTLLDESGWLLLSGVLIVVTYIVSWSGWLLTDGGFYRGFKSDGDPVTNALWSLFEYHKQALTFHTGLTTAHTYQSWPWQWLLLGRPVAFHWSDAGPCGAANCAEEVLLLGTPILWWSFLPALAALTWLGIARRDWRGAAILLPVAAGLLPWFYYAADKRTMFFFYAAPALPFLVLAVVYVLGAIMSPAPAVEVEGSAPVNRTGTVDRRMIGAIFAGAYVLVVAICFAYFYPIYTGVSIPYADWSARMWLGGRWI; encoded by the coding sequence ATGCCCCTGGCCGGGAACGTCCAATGGTGGACGCCGTTGTGCACCTTCGCAGCCTACGATCACGGGGTGACCCTGGCGGCGACAGCGCAGAGCGGCAACCCAGACCGAACCAGCCGAGGCGTTCCCCCGATCATCCGGCGCCGGCTGGCCCCGTTCGACGCCCGGCTCGACCGGCGGTCGTGGATCGCCACCGCCGTGGTCGTGGCGATCGCGGCCATCCTGCGGCTGGTCAACCTGGCACACCCCAAGGGCAAGATCTTCGATGAGATCTACTACGCCACCGATGCGCACAACCTGCTTACCCGCGGCTTCGAGTGGGACGAGAAGAACAACACCGCCGCGTACGTGGTGCACCCGCCGCTGGGCAAGTGGATGATCGCGCTGGGTGAGTGGGCATTCGGCTACAACGAGTTCGGCTGGCGCATCTCCGCCGCCGTGATCGGCACGCTCTCGGTGCTGCTCGTCGTACGGGTCGGTCGCCGGCTGTTCCAGTCGACCGCGCTCGGTTGTGCGGCCGGGCTGCTGATGGCGTTGGACGGGTTCCACCTGGTGTTGTCCCGCACCGCGCTGCTCGACATCTTCCTGCTGTTCTTCGTCTTCGCGGCCTTCGGTGCGCTGGTGCTGGACCGGGACGCCCGTCGTCGCCGCTGGCTGCAAGCCATCGAGGAGGGCCTGGACCCGAGCCGGCCCGGACGCGCCGGCCGCCCGCCCTTCTCCCTCCGGGGCGTGCCCTGGTGGCGGCTGCTGGCCGGGGTGCTGCTCGGGTGCGCCGTCGCCGTCAAGTGGAGCGCGCTCGCCTTCGTGCTCGCCTTCGCGGTACTGGTGATCTTCTGGGAGGTGGGTGCCCGCCGATCGGTCGGGGTACGCCGCCCCTGGCGGGACACCCTTCTTGACGAGAGTGGCTGGCTCCTGCTCAGCGGGGTGCTGATCGTCGTCACGTACATCGTGAGTTGGTCGGGCTGGCTACTGACCGACGGCGGCTTCTACCGGGGCTTCAAGAGCGATGGCGACCCGGTCACCAATGCGCTCTGGAGCCTGTTCGAATACCACAAGCAGGCGCTCACCTTCCATACCGGGCTGACCACCGCGCACACCTACCAGTCCTGGCCCTGGCAGTGGCTGCTGCTCGGCCGGCCGGTGGCCTTCCACTGGTCGGATGCGGGCCCGTGCGGGGCCGCCAACTGCGCCGAAGAGGTGCTGCTGCTCGGTACGCCGATACTGTGGTGGTCGTTCCTGCCCGCCCTGGCCGCGCTGACCTGGCTGGGCATCGCCCGACGCGACTGGCGGGGTGCGGCAATCCTGCTCCCGGTCGCCGCCGGTCTATTGCCCTGGTTCTACTATGCCGCCGACAAGCGCACGATGTTCTTCTTCTACGCCGCCCCGGCCCTGCCGTTCCTGGTGCTGGCGGTGGTCTACGTGCTCGGTGCGATCATGTCGCCGGCTCCCGCCGTCGAGGTGGAAGGCAGTGCACCGGTCAACCGCACCGGTACGGTGGACCGCCGGATGATCGGTGCCATCTTCGCCGGGGCGTACGTGCTGGTGGTGGCGATCTGTTTCGCCTACTTCTATCCGATCTACACCGGTGTGTCGATCCCGTACGCGGACTGGTCCGCCCGGATGTGGCTCGGCGGTCGCTGGATCTGA
- a CDS encoding FAD-dependent monooxygenase, with product MRAVVCGAGIAGLALAQRLDATGWDVVVLERADGPRGQGYMIDFFGPGYDAAEAMGVLPRIRELGYQVREVAYLDEAGRRRARIDYGQFGRAVRGRLLSIMRPDLERALREHLSADVELRFGVSPRHVEQHPDGVRLTLDDGTVLDADLLVGADGIHSTVRSLVFGPESRYLRYLGFHTAAFVFDDPSVHAQVDGRFCLTDTIDRQMGCYGLRDGRVAVFAVHRTADPTRPDDARAAIRQEYATLGWLAPRALAACPSASEVYYDQVAQIELPQWHRNRVVLVGDACFAVSLLAGQGASLGIAGAFVLAEQLARAGSIEEGLTRYERMWRPVVTDRQRVARRGARWFLPESRWQLRARRVALRLARLPGLDRRLATSLTGKPTAAVMRLRATDG from the coding sequence ATGAGGGCGGTGGTCTGTGGGGCCGGGATAGCTGGACTCGCTCTCGCGCAGCGACTCGACGCCACCGGCTGGGATGTCGTCGTCCTGGAACGGGCGGATGGCCCCCGAGGTCAGGGCTACATGATCGACTTTTTCGGGCCGGGCTACGACGCCGCCGAGGCCATGGGCGTGCTGCCCCGGATACGGGAACTGGGCTACCAGGTCCGGGAAGTGGCCTACCTGGATGAGGCCGGCCGCCGGCGAGCCAGGATCGACTACGGACAGTTCGGGCGTGCCGTGCGGGGTCGGCTGCTGAGCATCATGCGCCCCGACCTCGAACGAGCACTTCGGGAGCACCTTTCCGCCGATGTGGAACTGCGCTTCGGTGTCAGCCCGCGTCATGTCGAACAGCACCCCGACGGCGTACGTCTGACCCTCGACGACGGGACGGTCCTCGACGCCGATCTGCTCGTCGGTGCCGACGGAATCCACTCGACGGTACGCAGCCTGGTCTTCGGTCCCGAATCACGCTACCTGCGCTATCTGGGGTTCCACACCGCCGCCTTCGTCTTCGACGATCCGAGCGTCCATGCGCAGGTGGACGGCCGGTTCTGCCTGACCGACACGATCGACCGCCAGATGGGCTGCTACGGGTTACGTGACGGGCGCGTCGCCGTCTTCGCCGTGCACCGTACCGCCGATCCGACCCGGCCGGACGACGCGCGGGCCGCGATTCGCCAGGAGTACGCCACCCTGGGCTGGCTCGCGCCCCGGGCATTGGCGGCTTGCCCGTCCGCGAGCGAGGTGTACTACGACCAGGTAGCCCAGATCGAGCTGCCGCAGTGGCACCGGAACCGGGTGGTCCTGGTCGGCGACGCCTGCTTCGCGGTGTCGTTGCTGGCCGGGCAGGGCGCCTCGCTCGGCATCGCCGGAGCCTTCGTGCTCGCCGAGCAGTTGGCCCGGGCCGGGTCGATCGAGGAAGGGCTGACCCGATATGAACGGATGTGGCGGCCGGTGGTCACCGATCGGCAGCGGGTCGCCCGCCGGGGGGCCCGGTGGTTCCTGCCGGAGTCGCGATGGCAGTTGCGGGCGCGCCGTGTTGCCCTGCGGCTGGCCCGGCTGCCCGGTCTCGATCGTCGGCTGGCGACCTCGCTGACCGGCAAGCCGACGGCAGCGGTCATGCGGCTGCGTGCCACCGACGGTTAG
- a CDS encoding serine hydrolase domain-containing protein, whose product MTHATSQAGLDRLREEMTARVVQGELPGMVYVVACGDAVRVEAIGEKSFGSGDPMRRDTIFRIASMTKPILAVATMMLVAEGRLALDEPVDRLLPELANRRVLRNIEGPLDDTVPAIRPITVEDLLTSRMGYGLVVEPSFDPPYPVITAAAELQLTLGPPDPRTPHDPDEWMKRFATLPLMYQPGQRWQYNVASLVLGVLVARAAGQSLADLLRTRIFEPLGMTATGFSVSVEDAGRLPGYYQTNTESGQSELQRHSAASEWTVPPVFLSGASGLVSTVDDYLAFARLLLARGTYQGRRLLSERAVELITTNHLTPEQAVGSGFLLDGNGWGYGVGVVTRPDEVSPTPGRYGWTGGYGTAWSSDPTRGLVAIVLTQHTDFLFNGGWTEFEKLVYS is encoded by the coding sequence ATGACACACGCTACGTCGCAGGCCGGGCTGGATCGCCTGCGGGAGGAGATGACGGCTCGGGTCGTGCAGGGTGAACTGCCCGGCATGGTGTACGTCGTGGCCTGCGGCGATGCGGTGCGGGTCGAGGCGATCGGGGAGAAGTCGTTCGGCAGTGGCGATCCGATGCGCCGTGACACGATCTTCCGTATCGCGTCGATGACGAAGCCGATCCTCGCCGTCGCGACGATGATGCTGGTGGCGGAGGGGAGACTGGCCCTGGACGAGCCGGTCGACCGACTGCTGCCCGAGTTGGCCAACCGTCGGGTGCTCCGGAACATCGAAGGGCCGCTCGACGACACGGTCCCGGCGATCCGCCCGATCACCGTCGAGGATCTGCTGACCTCACGGATGGGCTACGGCCTCGTCGTCGAGCCCAGCTTCGACCCGCCGTACCCGGTGATCACCGCTGCCGCCGAGCTGCAACTGACCCTGGGGCCGCCGGATCCGCGTACGCCGCACGACCCGGACGAGTGGATGAAGCGGTTCGCGACACTGCCCTTGATGTACCAGCCGGGCCAGCGGTGGCAGTACAACGTCGCCTCGCTCGTGCTGGGGGTCCTGGTGGCCCGGGCCGCGGGGCAGTCGCTCGCGGACCTGCTCCGGACCCGGATCTTCGAGCCGTTGGGCATGACCGCCACCGGTTTCTCGGTTTCGGTCGAGGACGCCGGCCGGCTACCGGGTTACTACCAGACGAACACCGAGTCCGGGCAGTCGGAGTTGCAGCGGCACTCCGCGGCGAGCGAGTGGACGGTGCCGCCGGTATTCCTGTCCGGGGCGAGTGGGTTGGTCTCCACCGTCGACGACTATCTCGCCTTCGCCCGCCTGCTTCTGGCCAGGGGGACGTACCAGGGCCGGCGGCTGTTGTCCGAGCGGGCGGTCGAGTTGATCACGACCAACCACCTGACACCGGAGCAGGCGGTTGGCAGCGGATTCCTGCTGGACGGGAACGGCTGGGGGTACGGCGTGGGCGTGGTGACCAGGCCGGATGAGGTCTCGCCGACCCCCGGCCGGTACGGCTGGACCGGTGGTTACGGCACCGCGTGGTCCAGCGACCCGACCCGGGGCCTGGTTGCCATCGTTCTGACGCAGCACACCGACTTCCTGTTCAACGGCGGCTGGACCGAGTTCGAGAAGTTGGTCTACTCCTAG
- a CDS encoding IS982 family transposase — MTADINTLLTALYVFVDDHLVPRRRRPGRPQRLSDAELVCLMITQVLFDFPRERHWIRWAGTHLRDMFPYLPTASGYGKRVRGSGQLIATVLRALAHVTPTSAPILRLIDSTPVPCGTSRETTKRSDLAGDAGYGYSASHSRYFWGMRLYLLATAEGMPVLWCLANPKLDEREVMAALIEADHHLIADGQVILADRGFASPEFDQFCDLRSIHLVRPKRANAKADAPRTPAEKALLRARQWIESIFQSLKGQLSLERHGARRHDGLFARVGQRLLALAAVIWHNTNIGAPNPRSLIAYDH, encoded by the coding sequence GTGACAGCTGACATCAACACCCTTCTGACCGCACTGTACGTGTTCGTAGACGATCACCTGGTACCGCGTCGCCGCCGTCCCGGCCGGCCCCAGCGGTTGTCCGACGCCGAACTGGTCTGCCTGATGATCACCCAGGTCCTGTTCGACTTCCCTCGTGAACGGCACTGGATCCGCTGGGCCGGCACCCACCTGCGCGACATGTTCCCGTACCTGCCGACCGCGTCCGGCTACGGCAAACGGGTCCGCGGCAGCGGTCAGCTCATCGCCACCGTGCTCCGGGCCCTGGCCCATGTCACCCCGACCAGTGCCCCGATCCTCAGGTTGATCGACTCCACCCCGGTACCGTGCGGCACCTCGCGGGAGACCACGAAACGTTCGGACCTGGCCGGGGACGCCGGCTACGGCTACAGCGCCTCACACTCCCGCTACTTCTGGGGCATGCGCCTGTATCTACTGGCCACAGCCGAGGGCATGCCCGTGCTGTGGTGCCTGGCCAACCCGAAACTCGACGAACGGGAGGTGATGGCCGCCCTCATCGAGGCCGACCACCACCTAATCGCCGACGGGCAGGTCATCCTGGCCGACCGTGGCTTCGCCAGCCCGGAGTTCGACCAGTTCTGCGACCTGCGGAGCATCCACCTGGTCCGCCCGAAACGCGCCAACGCCAAGGCCGACGCCCCACGCACCCCGGCCGAGAAAGCCCTGCTCCGCGCCCGCCAATGGATCGAGTCGATCTTCCAGAGCCTGAAAGGCCAACTCTCCCTGGAACGACACGGAGCCCGCCGACACGACGGCCTGTTCGCCCGCGTCGGTCAACGCCTACTCGCCCTGGCTGCCGTGATCTGGCACAACACCAACATCGGCGCACCCAACCCAAGATCACTCATCGCATACGACCATTGA
- a CDS encoding TetR/AcrR family transcriptional regulator: MAEAASTSADRGRQIRDRLTRAAVELIAERGWAAVSTRILAERAGVGPGLVHYHYASLPALLTEAAIGVMRTFVDALEPLLDAARTPDDALALLLGELDRYDGSDPTSRVFVETYLAASRDEQLRQAVGALLAEFDGRLAGWLGERRVAAPAETAAVLVAAIDGVLLHRALRPGLTAARVLPVLRRTLTPAALPDWGQHPEGGQHPEGGQRSGRGGADR; encoded by the coding sequence ATGGCGGAGGCAGCATCGACATCGGCGGACCGGGGGCGTCAGATTCGTGACCGACTGACGAGGGCGGCCGTCGAACTCATCGCCGAACGCGGCTGGGCAGCGGTGAGCACCCGAATATTGGCCGAGCGGGCTGGGGTGGGCCCCGGCCTCGTCCACTACCACTACGCGTCACTGCCGGCGCTGCTCACCGAAGCGGCGATTGGTGTGATGCGTACGTTCGTCGATGCTCTGGAACCGCTCCTCGATGCGGCCCGGACACCCGACGACGCGTTGGCCCTGCTCCTCGGGGAACTCGACCGCTACGACGGCAGTGATCCCACGTCACGGGTCTTCGTCGAAACCTACCTGGCCGCGAGCCGGGACGAACAGCTCCGCCAAGCGGTCGGGGCGCTGCTCGCCGAATTCGACGGACGGTTGGCCGGATGGTTGGGCGAGCGCCGGGTAGCGGCACCGGCCGAGACTGCTGCGGTGCTGGTCGCTGCGATCGATGGCGTCCTGTTGCACCGGGCACTGCGGCCCGGCCTGACCGCTGCCCGTGTGCTGCCGGTCCTCCGGCGCACCCTGACTCCCGCCGCCCTCCCCGACTGGGGACAGCACCCCGAGGGAGGGCAGCACCCCGAGGGAGGACAGCGGTCGGGCCGGGGCGGTGCGGACCGATGA
- the rsmI gene encoding 16S rRNA (cytidine(1402)-2'-O)-methyltransferase, giving the protein MSGKGRLLLLGAPLGNSADASPRLRDGLASADIVAAEDTRRLARLARDLDVTIAGRVVSYFEGNEERRTPDLVAAIGDGAVVALVTDGGMPSVSDPGYRLVRATLDAGAPVTAAPGPSAVTTALALSGLPCDRFCFEGFLPRSGGARRARLRELATEPRTLVLFEAPHRVASALADLAATFGDDRPAAVCRELTKTYEEVLRRPLGALAEWAASGAPRGEITLVVAGAPPATSADRPADDELRAEVASREAGGTSRRDAITAVANEYGLRRRDVYTIVHQG; this is encoded by the coding sequence ATGTCAGGTAAGGGAAGGCTGCTCCTGCTCGGTGCGCCACTCGGCAATTCCGCCGATGCGTCGCCCCGGCTCCGGGACGGTCTGGCCAGCGCCGACATCGTCGCTGCCGAGGACACCCGGCGGCTCGCCCGGCTCGCCCGTGACCTGGACGTCACCATCGCCGGCCGGGTGGTCTCCTACTTCGAGGGCAACGAGGAGCGTCGTACGCCCGACCTGGTCGCCGCCATCGGCGACGGTGCCGTCGTCGCCCTGGTGACCGACGGGGGCATGCCCAGCGTCTCCGACCCCGGCTACCGGCTGGTCCGGGCCACCCTCGACGCCGGTGCACCGGTCACCGCCGCCCCCGGCCCGAGCGCCGTCACCACCGCCCTGGCCCTCTCCGGGTTGCCCTGCGACCGGTTCTGCTTCGAGGGATTCCTGCCCCGCTCCGGCGGGGCCCGCCGGGCCCGGCTGCGGGAACTGGCCACCGAGCCCCGCACCCTGGTCCTCTTCGAGGCGCCACACCGGGTGGCCAGCGCCCTCGCCGACCTGGCCGCGACGTTCGGCGACGACCGACCGGCCGCCGTCTGCCGCGAGCTGACCAAGACGTACGAGGAGGTGCTGCGCCGGCCGCTCGGCGCGCTCGCCGAGTGGGCCGCGTCCGGGGCGCCACGTGGTGAGATCACCCTGGTCGTCGCGGGTGCGCCGCCAGCCACCTCGGCCGACCGGCCAGCCGACGACGAGTTGCGGGCCGAGGTGGCGAGCCGAGAGGCCGGCGGCACCTCCCGGCGGGACGCCATCACCGCCGTCGCCAACGAGTACGGCCTGCGTCGACGCGACGTCTACACCATCGTCCACCAGGGCTGA